One segment of Oscillospiraceae bacterium MB08-C2-2 DNA contains the following:
- the pseB gene encoding UDP-N-acetylglucosamine 4,6-dehydratase (inverting) produces the protein MLNGKSILITGGTGSFGNHFASYVLEHYKPKKIVIYSRDEFKQFNMQNRFREHQPLMRYFIGDVRDKERLVRAFDGIDYVIHAAAMKQVPACEYNPNEAIKTNIHGAMNVIEAALDTGVRRVVALSTDKAVNPINLYGGTKLVSDKLFIAANAYSGFKDTRFSIVRYGNVAGSRGSVIPFFASLIQQGKTELPITDFAMTRFWISLDEGVRLVIKALMESKGGETFISKIPSFKITDLAKAMLPGCTLKEIGIREGEKLHEIMVTREDSLNTYEYDQHFIVYPHMDWWNTDKLIPGGIPIERGFEYSSGTNTQWLSVEDLQRRLAETAAH, from the coding sequence ATGCTTAATGGAAAATCCATTCTCATCACCGGGGGCACCGGTTCCTTCGGCAATCACTTTGCTTCTTATGTTTTGGAGCATTATAAGCCGAAAAAAATCGTCATCTATTCCCGGGATGAGTTCAAGCAGTTCAATATGCAGAATAGGTTTCGGGAACACCAGCCGCTGATGCGCTATTTCATCGGCGATGTCCGGGATAAGGAACGCCTTGTCCGTGCTTTTGACGGCATTGATTATGTCATCCATGCCGCCGCCATGAAGCAGGTTCCCGCCTGTGAATATAACCCCAACGAGGCCATCAAAACCAACATCCATGGTGCTATGAATGTCATCGAAGCGGCGCTGGATACCGGAGTGCGCCGGGTGGTGGCCCTTTCCACCGATAAGGCAGTTAATCCCATTAACCTCTATGGTGGAACCAAGCTGGTTTCGGATAAGCTGTTTATTGCGGCCAACGCCTATTCCGGCTTCAAGGATACCCGGTTTTCCATTGTGCGCTACGGCAATGTGGCTGGGAGCCGGGGTTCGGTGATTCCCTTTTTTGCCAGCCTCATCCAGCAGGGAAAAACCGAACTGCCCATCACCGATTTTGCCATGACCCGCTTCTGGATCAGCTTGGATGAAGGGGTTCGGCTGGTTATCAAGGCTCTGATGGAATCCAAGGGCGGCGAAACCTTTATTTCCAAGATACCTTCCTTTAAAATCACTGATCTGGCCAAGGCCATGCTTCCCGGTTGTACCTTGAAGGAAATCGGCATCCGGGAAGGGGAAAAGCTCCACGAAATCATGGTCACCCGTGAGGATTCCCTCAATACATATGAATACGATCAGCACTTTATTGTATATCCCCATATGGATTGGTGGAACACCGACAAGCTGATTCCCGGGGGTATTCCCATTGAGAGAGGGTTTGAGTATTCCTCGGGAACCAACACCCAGTGGCTTTCAGTGGAGGATTTACAGCGCCGTCTGGCTGAGACAGCGGCACACTAG
- a CDS encoding ATP-dependent helicase, with translation MISTIQLNPQQALVAETLDRHFLLLAPAGTGKTNTLSARIAAIIASGKALPEEILCLTFTNRACREMLERVESVVGAAAAGITVRTVHSFCYHLLLEYGPLTGEKPSAMGICDEEDSAEIIGEVLAGVPGVEKIDPARVRSMIRALASFMEMVKHQMYREKTRDIPLAAAQVLEREGEFLKTTVCVDNYTPDPKFFRFLATKGAALMESYQRLLLERSLYDFHDLVLQAGLLLEHPAVSALVHQRYRYIHIDEVQDISDIEYSILTRMAPEAVFLLCGDVNQTIYSWRGSVPQQILPRFQRDFSPQEVRLEVNYRSSPGLVNLGERIAAHAFSHTTSPPVSYTRQEVAVAALKTQQEQIQWMFDRLITLNLQGDYSRVAILCRSNALCAAIAKGFAQCQKNHTGEPVRFMLAEEFRLFRTKEVKDLLAFMRAVLIPQEDTALGRIVLEYAPGIGGTTLEAIRRQREGMGIRLSDYLSPVTHAHGDYLEPLTQALDAGNVVVFDVESTGVDVYQDEIIQFAAIRTNSTAQTLESLERYLRPEKPVGASFAVHGLSDAFLAKEGLSPKEGLAELTAFLQGKIVVGHNVGYDLSILEAQLRRYGLPPLEIAGVYDTLELSRRYLPELPNHKLATVSAYFESAAKPSHDAMDDILATAQVLAGLASRFILPQETARRSAFGEYLARFLPLTDALILLREEATQTDIPGLCAYVMETFDFAGKYAKEPSRLENLGRFCRFMADPMFDQGWWKQSLSLVLEYATLSSSELDRLSKSSRKLSIITIHQAKGCEFDTVFLPSMMENRFPGVVALRSGTLEEEARLFYVAATRAKKRLFLSWYKTNENSGASMKASRFLDLL, from the coding sequence TTGATTTCAACTATACAGCTTAATCCACAGCAGGCCTTGGTGGCAGAAACCCTTGACCGCCACTTTCTGCTGCTTGCTCCGGCCGGAACCGGGAAAACCAACACCCTTTCCGCCCGGATCGCCGCCATCATCGCCTCTGGGAAAGCGTTACCCGAGGAAATTCTTTGCCTAACCTTCACCAACCGGGCCTGCCGGGAAATGCTGGAACGGGTGGAATCGGTGGTCGGTGCCGCCGCTGCCGGAATAACGGTGCGCACCGTTCACAGCTTCTGCTACCATCTGCTGCTGGAATATGGCCCTCTAACCGGGGAAAAGCCCTCGGCCATGGGCATCTGCGACGAGGAGGATTCGGCGGAAATCATCGGTGAGGTGCTGGCCGGGGTGCCGGGGGTGGAAAAAATTGACCCGGCCCGGGTCCGCTCCATGATTCGGGCGCTGGCCTCCTTTATGGAAATGGTCAAGCACCAGATGTACCGGGAGAAAACCCGGGATATTCCCCTTGCCGCCGCTCAGGTGCTGGAACGGGAAGGGGAGTTCCTCAAGACCACCGTCTGCGTAGATAACTATACCCCAGACCCCAAGTTTTTCCGCTTTCTGGCAACCAAGGGTGCGGCTCTTATGGAGAGCTACCAGCGGCTTCTGCTGGAACGGAGCCTGTATGATTTCCACGACTTGGTCTTGCAGGCGGGGCTTTTGCTGGAGCATCCTGCTGTTTCCGCACTGGTGCACCAGCGATACCGCTACATACACATTGATGAGGTGCAGGATATCAGCGATATTGAGTATTCCATCCTAACCCGCATGGCCCCTGAGGCGGTTTTTCTCCTGTGCGGGGATGTGAACCAGACCATTTACAGCTGGCGTGGTTCGGTGCCTCAGCAGATTCTGCCCCGGTTTCAGCGGGATTTTTCCCCGCAGGAGGTGCGGCTGGAGGTCAATTACCGCAGCAGCCCCGGCCTTGTAAATCTGGGGGAGCGAATTGCCGCTCATGCTTTCAGCCATACCACATCGCCGCCTGTTTCTTATACCCGGCAGGAGGTAGCCGTTGCTGCTCTCAAAACCCAGCAGGAGCAAATTCAGTGGATGTTTGACCGGCTGATCACCTTGAATTTGCAGGGGGATTACTCCCGGGTGGCCATTCTTTGCCGAAGCAACGCCTTGTGCGCCGCCATTGCTAAGGGCTTTGCCCAGTGCCAAAAAAACCACACAGGGGAGCCGGTGCGCTTTATGCTGGCCGAGGAATTCCGCCTGTTCCGCACCAAGGAGGTCAAGGATTTGCTGGCCTTTATGCGGGCTGTGCTGATTCCGCAGGAGGATACCGCTCTTGGGCGGATTGTGCTGGAATACGCTCCCGGCATCGGCGGCACAACACTGGAGGCCATCCGACGTCAGCGGGAGGGGATGGGCATCCGCCTTTCGGATTATCTTTCCCCTGTGACCCATGCCCATGGCGATTATCTTGAGCCGCTGACACAGGCGCTGGATGCGGGGAATGTGGTGGTTTTTGATGTGGAATCCACCGGTGTGGATGTCTATCAAGATGAGATCATACAGTTTGCGGCGATTCGAACCAACAGCACCGCCCAAACGTTGGAATCACTTGAACGGTACCTCCGCCCGGAAAAGCCGGTGGGGGCATCTTTTGCGGTACACGGCCTCTCCGATGCTTTTCTGGCGAAAGAGGGCCTCTCTCCTAAGGAAGGGCTTGCAGAGCTGACCGCCTTTTTGCAGGGGAAAATTGTTGTGGGCCACAACGTGGGGTATGATCTTTCCATTCTGGAAGCTCAGCTCCGCCGCTATGGCCTGCCGCCGCTGGAAATCGCCGGGGTTTACGATACCTTGGAGTTGAGCCGCCGCTATCTGCCGGAGCTGCCCAACCACAAGTTGGCGACAGTTTCGGCCTATTTTGAAAGCGCCGCCAAGCCCTCCCACGATGCTATGGACGACATTCTGGCCACGGCACAGGTGCTGGCCGGGCTGGCAAGCCGGTTTATTCTGCCGCAAGAAACAGCCCGCCGGAGCGCTTTTGGGGAATACCTTGCCCGCTTTTTACCTCTGACCGATGCACTGATTCTTCTGCGGGAAGAAGCCACTCAAACGGATATTCCCGGCCTGTGTGCCTATGTGATGGAGACCTTTGATTTTGCGGGGAAGTACGCAAAGGAACCTTCCCGACTGGAAAATCTCGGGCGCTTCTGCCGCTTTATGGCCGACCCCATGTTTGATCAGGGCTGGTGGAAGCAAAGCCTTTCCCTTGTTTTGGAATACGCCACCCTTTCTTCCAGTGAGCTGGATCGGCTGAGCAAATCCTCCCGAAAGCTTTCCATTATCACCATTCATCAGGCCAAGGGCTGTGAGTTCGACACGGTCTTTCTCCCCTCTATGATGGAAAACCGCTTCCCTGGTGTGGTTGCTCTGCGCAGCGGCACGTTGGAGGAGGAAGCCCGGCTCTTTTATGTAGCGGCCACCCGGGCCAAAAAGCGGCTGTTCCTTTCGTGGTATAAAACCAACGAAAACAGCGGTGCTTCCATGAAGGCCAGCCGCTTTCTTGATCTGCTTTAG
- a CDS encoding ABC transporter substrate-binding protein yields MFCGKKAPAEESPSEGKIVIEDQLGRTIEFDQAPTRTATTIMPFPSIYFTVAGSAERLVGMNPSSLVAYNNSTLKYLSPEMAQVSTDFVDTSFIVNVEEALKLKPDVVFQWTYMPEEIEKMEAAGLKVIALKYGSLEDLQTWIRIIGKLVEREERAEEIITLFNENIAETDAIMEKLPKEDYVSMIQLTADLTVAGTGFSNFWIDKSGSVNPGKDLEGDDRKIDMEQVLQWNPQVIYIGNFTDIMPADLLENKLAGQDWSLVDAVKNKRVYKIPIGSYRWDPPCVETPLMVKWMAQKNHPELLADMDMKQEVRDFYKEIYEFDITDAMIDEILGNQ; encoded by the coding sequence ATGTTCTGCGGGAAAAAGGCCCCGGCGGAGGAATCTCCTTCGGAAGGTAAAATTGTCATCGAAGATCAGCTGGGCAGAACCATCGAATTTGATCAGGCACCCACCCGCACCGCCACCACCATTATGCCTTTCCCTTCCATTTACTTCACTGTGGCAGGCTCCGCCGAGCGGCTGGTGGGCATGAACCCTTCTTCTCTGGTGGCTTATAACAACAGCACCCTGAAATATCTCTCCCCCGAGATGGCTCAGGTCAGCACCGACTTTGTGGATACCAGCTTTATTGTCAATGTGGAAGAAGCCCTCAAGCTCAAACCCGATGTGGTGTTCCAGTGGACCTATATGCCCGAGGAAATCGAAAAGATGGAGGCCGCCGGCCTCAAGGTTATCGCCCTCAAATACGGCAGCCTTGAAGACCTGCAAACTTGGATTCGCATCATCGGCAAGCTGGTGGAGCGTGAAGAGCGTGCTGAGGAAATCATCACCCTCTTTAACGAAAACATCGCCGAAACCGATGCTATCATGGAAAAGCTCCCCAAGGAGGATTATGTTTCCATGATTCAACTCACCGCCGACCTGACTGTGGCAGGAACCGGCTTCTCCAACTTCTGGATCGATAAAAGCGGTTCGGTAAACCCCGGCAAGGATCTGGAAGGGGACGACCGCAAAATCGATATGGAGCAGGTTCTCCAGTGGAACCCTCAAGTCATTTACATCGGCAACTTTACCGATATTATGCCCGCGGACCTGCTGGAAAACAAGCTGGCCGGTCAAGATTGGTCATTGGTGGACGCTGTAAAAAACAAGCGTGTCTATAAAATCCCCATTGGCAGCTACCGCTGGGACCCTCCCTGTGTAGAAACACCCCTTATGGTCAAGTGGATGGCCCAGAAAAATCACCCCGAGCTGCTGGCCGATATGGATATGAAGCAGGAAGTACGGGATTTCTATAAGGAAATCTATGAGTTCGACATCACCGACGCCATGATCGATGAGATTCTGGGCAACCAATGA
- a CDS encoding iron ABC transporter permease gives MRSPAALQPKPKLSGRAVLLLLLGALGVIFVFSLCIGRYAVSPAEVVRILFYSATGRSHLLDPTQVSVVLSVRLPRILLGIVIGMGLSAAGAAYQGIFGNPLVSPHVLGVASGAGFGASLGILFSGSVMLIQGMSLAFGLLAVITVMLLSRIGNKTQLFVLVLSGVIVTALFDALVSLIKYTADPQDKLPAIVIWLMGSLASASYRDLMTGAVTILVCLGVLLALRWKMNLLSLDEEEAQALGVNVAQVRGIVIVASTLITASAVSVCGIIGWIGLVIPHMGRIMVGNDHRILLPVSTVLGGIYLVLIDNLARTATTGEIPLSILTAIIGAPFFAYMLRKKGAESV, from the coding sequence ATGAGAAGCCCGGCCGCCCTACAGCCAAAACCCAAGCTTTCCGGCCGGGCTGTCCTTTTGCTTCTGCTGGGAGCTCTTGGTGTGATCTTTGTTTTTTCCCTCTGCATCGGGCGCTATGCGGTGAGCCCTGCTGAGGTTGTGCGAATTCTCTTTTACTCCGCCACCGGCCGAAGCCATCTGCTTGACCCCACACAGGTCAGCGTTGTGCTTTCAGTGCGCCTGCCCCGCATTCTGCTGGGTATTGTCATCGGTATGGGCCTTTCAGCGGCGGGCGCTGCCTATCAGGGCATTTTCGGCAACCCATTGGTCAGCCCCCATGTGTTGGGGGTGGCCTCCGGGGCCGGATTCGGCGCTTCGCTGGGCATTCTCTTTTCCGGCTCTGTGATGCTTATTCAGGGAATGTCTCTGGCCTTTGGCCTGCTGGCTGTCATCACCGTGATGCTGCTTTCCCGAATCGGCAACAAAACCCAGCTTTTTGTGCTGGTGCTTTCCGGGGTGATTGTAACCGCCCTGTTTGATGCCCTAGTCTCCCTCATCAAATACACCGCCGACCCGCAGGATAAGCTGCCTGCCATTGTAATTTGGCTGATGGGCAGCCTTGCCAGCGCCTCTTACCGGGATTTGATGACGGGAGCGGTAACCATTCTCGTTTGTCTTGGGGTTCTTTTGGCTCTGCGCTGGAAAATGAACCTGCTCTCGTTGGATGAGGAGGAGGCACAGGCGCTTGGGGTTAATGTGGCACAGGTGCGGGGCATTGTGATTGTGGCCTCCACTTTGATCACCGCCAGCGCCGTTTCGGTTTGCGGCATTATTGGCTGGATTGGGCTGGTTATCCCTCATATGGGCCGCATTATGGTGGGCAACGATCATCGGATTTTGCTGCCGGTCTCTACGGTTCTGGGGGGAATCTATCTTGTCCTCATTGACAATCTGGCTCGAACCGCCACCACTGGGGAAATTCCCCTTTCCATCCTGACTGCTATTATAGGTGCGCCCTTTTTTGCCTATATGCTAAGAAAAAAAGGAGCGGAATCCGTATGA
- a CDS encoding ABC transporter ATP-binding protein translates to MKLEVRQGSFDYKDKAVLKDINLVVEKDQILTILGPNGVGKTTLLKCLMGFLKWKQGETLIDGRPFASLSRKELWQKISYVPQAKKNAFAYSVEDMIVMGLNSHLGFFDSPGKKDYQKAQEIMERIGIFHLAKKSFGKISGGELQMVLIGRALISQPEVLILDEPESNLDMRNQLKVLGLIESIKRDFHASCIINTHFPNHALKISDKTLMLGYGNLQQVGDTRQVATEQNIERFFGVRSKILPVDINSVCFSALFPYEITNLERHGA, encoded by the coding sequence ATGAAGCTGGAAGTAAGACAGGGCAGCTTTGATTATAAGGATAAGGCTGTTTTAAAGGATATCAATCTGGTTGTGGAAAAGGATCAGATTCTGACCATTCTCGGCCCCAACGGGGTAGGCAAAACCACCCTGCTCAAGTGCCTTATGGGCTTTCTGAAATGGAAGCAGGGTGAAACCCTCATTGACGGCAGGCCCTTTGCTTCTCTTTCCCGCAAGGAGCTTTGGCAGAAGATCAGCTATGTGCCCCAAGCCAAAAAGAACGCCTTTGCCTATTCGGTGGAGGATATGATTGTCATGGGGCTCAATTCCCATCTGGGCTTCTTTGATTCCCCCGGCAAAAAGGACTACCAAAAGGCACAGGAAATTATGGAGCGGATTGGAATTTTCCACCTTGCCAAAAAATCCTTTGGAAAAATCAGCGGTGGTGAGCTGCAAATGGTTCTCATCGGCCGGGCGCTGATTTCTCAGCCGGAGGTTCTAATTCTGGATGAGCCGGAATCCAATCTGGATATGCGCAACCAGCTCAAGGTATTGGGGCTGATTGAGAGCATCAAGCGAGATTTTCACGCAAGCTGCATCATCAACACCCATTTCCCCAACCATGCTCTGAAAATTTCGGATAAAACCCTGATGCTGGGCTATGGCAACCTGCAGCAGGTGGGCGATACCCGGCAGGTGGCAACCGAACAAAACATCGAGCGGTTTTTCGGGGTTCGCTCCAAGATTCTGCCGGTGGATATTAACAGTGTCTGCTTTAGTGCGCTGTTCCCCTATGAAATCACCAATCTGGAACGGCACGGCGCCTGA
- a CDS encoding diguanylate cyclase, whose amino-acid sequence MAVDNILYTIISGTVCLLLVVLFFLARRHSHDSGAEVRYYQQACAALFVWAFFDMAQFVIPDPQLALRYARFCFIGVAFMPVALFMHIWQQFTQKEVSRLHIFLCYIPAFISSFFIVTNEKLHLFYHSGDFPYYPLRWAQFDWAGGFYFHWVFSYGFVLAAIIYLLKIFFLVPPNMRGSIQLMLLGSLLTVLVNIPVTTKLIRVPLDLSIVSGGLTFLFHYWAFQKNPSASVVITSRAYIYKRLTSMIFVLDPNRTILDNNDNGRDKLLELGLPQYGGSFDGFIRRWTQRENGRISPYNPEILSLVRAGQETHYNMITDEIYTKSQSIQGYIIEILDITKIYTLQRMIENTALYDQLTGVYNRNTYLHSIAELSAAENLPLAVVVGDIDRLKSANDKLGHLVGDTLLVDAVEVLRECLPKGAFLARIGGDEFFVGIKRSSREQAEQFIEAVDQTCAQKQVRPYGELHISMGYSLLEDAAGDFEAVFTQADENMYRKKKGHKEAPFCRPFETPLAANTDKKI is encoded by the coding sequence ATGGCGGTTGATAATATACTTTATACAATAATTTCGGGAACGGTGTGCCTATTGCTGGTGGTGCTGTTTTTTCTTGCACGCAGGCATTCCCATGACAGCGGAGCCGAAGTCCGTTATTATCAGCAGGCTTGTGCCGCTCTTTTTGTGTGGGCCTTTTTTGATATGGCGCAGTTTGTGATCCCCGATCCGCAATTGGCCCTGCGGTATGCCCGGTTTTGTTTTATCGGTGTTGCCTTTATGCCGGTGGCTCTGTTTATGCACATCTGGCAGCAGTTTACGCAAAAGGAAGTCAGCCGGCTGCACATTTTCTTGTGTTACATTCCGGCCTTCATCAGCAGCTTTTTTATTGTGACCAATGAAAAGCTGCATCTTTTTTATCACTCTGGCGATTTCCCCTATTATCCGCTGCGTTGGGCGCAGTTTGATTGGGCCGGGGGATTTTATTTCCACTGGGTGTTTTCTTATGGATTTGTTCTGGCGGCCATTATTTATCTGCTGAAAATATTTTTCCTTGTGCCCCCCAATATGCGGGGGAGCATACAGCTGATGCTGCTGGGCAGCCTGCTGACTGTTTTGGTTAATATCCCGGTAACGACAAAGCTGATCCGGGTTCCGCTGGATTTATCCATTGTATCAGGCGGGCTGACTTTTTTGTTTCACTACTGGGCCTTTCAAAAAAACCCCTCGGCCAGTGTGGTCATCACCTCCCGGGCTTATATCTATAAGCGCCTGACCTCCATGATTTTTGTGTTGGACCCCAACCGAACAATACTGGATAACAACGACAATGGCCGTGATAAGCTGCTGGAACTGGGCTTGCCCCAATACGGGGGGAGTTTTGATGGCTTTATTCGCCGATGGACTCAGCGGGAGAACGGCCGAATCTCCCCCTATAACCCGGAAATTCTTTCGCTGGTTCGGGCGGGGCAGGAAACCCATTACAATATGATCACCGATGAGATTTACACCAAAAGCCAGTCCATTCAGGGCTATATCATCGAGATTTTAGATATCACCAAAATATATACTCTCCAGCGTATGATTGAAAATACCGCTCTCTATGACCAGCTCACCGGGGTTTATAACCGCAACACCTATCTGCACAGCATTGCCGAACTTTCGGCGGCAGAGAACCTCCCCCTGGCGGTGGTTGTGGGGGATATTGACAGGCTGAAATCGGCCAACGATAAGCTGGGGCATCTGGTGGGAGACACATTGCTGGTGGATGCCGTAGAGGTGCTCCGGGAGTGCCTGCCCAAGGGGGCTTTTCTGGCCCGGATCGGCGGCGACGAATTCTTTGTGGGCATCAAAAGAAGCAGCCGTGAACAGGCGGAGCAATTTATAGAAGCAGTAGACCAGACATGTGCCCAAAAGCAGGTAAGGCCCTATGGGGAGCTGCATATTTCCATGGGATATTCCCTTCTGGAGGATGCTGCCGGGGATTTTGAAGCGGTCTTTACCCAAGCGGATGAAAACATGTACCGGAAGAAAAAAGGCCATAAGGAGGCCCCCTTCTGCCGCCCCTTTGAAACGCCACTTGCTGCCAACACAGACAAGAAGATATAG
- the rpsT gene encoding 30S ribosomal protein S20 — MPNIKSAKKRVKVIATKTLQNKSVRSDLRTAVKKADVALEQGTEDKALAVRAAIKKIDSAVTKGILHKNNAARQKSRLALKLNQAG; from the coding sequence ATGCCCAACATCAAATCGGCTAAGAAAAGAGTAAAGGTCATCGCAACAAAAACTCTGCAGAATAAGTCTGTCCGTTCCGACTTAAGAACCGCTGTTAAAAAAGCGGATGTAGCTCTTGAGCAGGGAACTGAAGATAAAGCCCTGGCTGTGCGTGCCGCAATCAAAAAGATTGACAGCGCCGTTACCAAGGGAATTTTGCACAAGAACAATGCAGCCCGTCAAAAATCCCGGCTTGCTCTCAAGCTGAATCAGGCAGGCTAA
- the gpr gene encoding GPR endopeptidase, which produces MPFRTDLAMEQTEPHKNNLPAGVTVDDYTTGNLNINRVTIADQAGGDIIGKPPGDYVTIVAPPFSSASVLSDEDIENVAKEIAAMLPKEGLVLVVGLGNNDITPDAIGPRTVRQVLATRHITGELARQSGLEGLRPAAAVTPGVLGQTGIETSEIIRSIVKDIHPSAVIVVDALAARSTSRLGNTIQIANSGISPGSGVMNKRKELSLKTLKVPVVSIGIPTVVDATTLACDLLEDDQNAVDSRREQFEPRGEALMITPREIDVLIGHACKALSMAINKALQPELSLEDISFLAS; this is translated from the coding sequence ATGCCTTTTCGAACCGACCTTGCTATGGAGCAAACCGAGCCCCATAAAAACAATTTACCTGCGGGGGTTACTGTAGATGATTATACCACAGGAAATTTAAATATCAACCGGGTAACCATTGCCGATCAGGCCGGAGGCGATATAATTGGCAAACCGCCGGGGGATTATGTCACCATTGTGGCCCCGCCCTTTTCCAGTGCTTCGGTTCTTTCGGATGAGGATATCGAAAACGTAGCAAAGGAAATTGCCGCCATGCTTCCCAAGGAAGGCCTTGTGCTGGTGGTGGGCCTTGGCAACAACGATATCACCCCCGATGCCATCGGCCCCCGCACCGTGCGGCAGGTGCTGGCCACCCGCCACATCACCGGTGAGCTGGCCCGCCAGAGCGGCTTGGAAGGTCTGAGACCCGCCGCCGCCGTCACCCCCGGGGTGCTGGGTCAGACCGGCATTGAGACCTCCGAAATCATCCGCTCTATAGTCAAGGATATCCACCCCTCCGCCGTGATCGTGGTGGATGCACTGGCGGCCCGCAGCACCTCCCGGCTGGGGAACACTATACAGATTGCCAACTCCGGTATCTCGCCCGGCTCCGGTGTTATGAACAAGCGCAAGGAGCTGAGCCTCAAGACCTTAAAGGTTCCTGTGGTTTCCATCGGGATTCCCACTGTGGTGGATGCCACCACCTTGGCCTGCGATCTGCTGGAGGATGATCAAAATGCCGTGGATAGCCGCCGGGAGCAGTTTGAGCCAAGGGGAGAGGCGCTTATGATTACGCCCCGTGAAATTGATGTGCTCATCGGTCATGCCTGCAAGGCGCTTTCTATGGCCATTAACAAGGCACTCCAACCGGAGCTTTCGTTGGAGGATATCTCCTTCTTAGCCTCCTAG
- a CDS encoding stage II sporulation protein P, which yields MKSRLKQTGSSAMPVIMGFLLCISILAGTLRMHEYSLSDLGEKAAVFSALLSMSEAGLDVLRERFQDQLLPTVPVPDHPYTARPAQPQPQEPEASSLPNASNSDSATEFLPTEDNPPPVPTQYADLLLAEDFGGGPDKGLAKYGSAYIKNETKNSAEAVEKLLMQDFPIAFEDTEEPQVLIFHTHATESFEPYDRDEYDTRNTWRSVNDERNMVAVGNAFVQVLEENGIGVLHDTTQHDYPSYNGSYERSRVTIQQYLEEYPSIKVVLDLHRDAIQREGGEIVKPVAEIDGQKAAQIMIISACDDGTMDIPEWKQNFRFAAEYQNYMESAYPGLTRPVYFCYRKYNMDLSTGSLLLEFGSNANTLEEAVYSAQLSAQALADLIHDNVLSF from the coding sequence TTGAAAAGTCGTTTGAAACAAACAGGAAGTTCTGCCATGCCGGTGATCATGGGCTTTTTGCTTTGCATTTCTATCTTAGCCGGCACACTGAGAATGCATGAATACTCTTTGAGTGATCTGGGGGAAAAGGCCGCCGTTTTTTCCGCCCTGCTTTCTATGTCCGAGGCTGGGCTGGATGTTCTGCGGGAGCGTTTTCAGGATCAGCTTCTGCCCACCGTGCCGGTACCGGATCACCCCTATACCGCCCGCCCGGCTCAGCCCCAGCCACAAGAGCCGGAGGCTTCCTCCTTGCCTAATGCATCGAATAGCGATTCGGCCACCGAATTCCTGCCTACGGAGGATAACCCGCCACCTGTTCCCACCCAATATGCTGATTTGCTTCTGGCGGAAGATTTTGGCGGCGGCCCGGATAAGGGGCTGGCTAAATATGGAAGCGCCTATATCAAAAATGAAACCAAGAATTCCGCCGAGGCGGTGGAGAAACTGCTGATGCAGGATTTCCCCATTGCTTTTGAGGATACCGAGGAGCCTCAGGTGCTGATCTTCCATACCCATGCAACCGAAAGCTTTGAACCCTATGACCGGGATGAGTATGACACCCGCAACACTTGGCGCTCCGTCAACGATGAGCGGAACATGGTGGCGGTGGGGAATGCCTTTGTGCAGGTGCTGGAAGAAAACGGCATCGGTGTGCTTCACGATACCACACAGCACGATTACCCCTCCTATAACGGCTCCTATGAGCGGAGCCGGGTGACCATCCAGCAGTATTTAGAGGAATACCCCTCTATTAAGGTGGTGCTGGATCTTCACCGGGATGCTATCCAGCGGGAGGGCGGCGAGATTGTCAAGCCGGTGGCGGAAATTGATGGCCAAAAGGCCGCTCAGATTATGATCATATCCGCCTGCGACGACGGCACTATGGATATCCCCGAGTGGAAGCAGAACTTCCGCTTTGCCGCCGAATACCAAAACTATATGGAATCGGCCTATCCGGGGCTGACCCGTCCGGTCTATTTCTGCTACCGAAAATACAATATGGATCTGTCAACCGGATCTTTGCTGTTAGAATTCGGTTCCAATGCCAATACTCTTGAGGAAGCGGTTTATTCCGCCCAGCTTTCCGCTCAGGCGCTGGCCGATTTAATCCATGACAACGTACTTTCTTTTTAG